From Columba livia isolate bColLiv1 breed racing homer chromosome 7, bColLiv1.pat.W.v2, whole genome shotgun sequence, one genomic window encodes:
- the NIF3L1 gene encoding NIF3-like protein 1, whose translation MLLPGAPLLRWPLRCSLRHPPARCLMELRALVSALGDFASLSLAESWDNVGLLVEPSPPHTVNTLFLTNDLTEEVMEEAVQRKAELVLSYHPPIFAPLKRVTWQTWKERLVVRALEHRVGIYSPHTAYDAVPHGVNAWLAKGLGACTCIPLRPSAAPSQPAEGTHRVEFCVGSPERLDTLLSKIRGIQEISCLTTLPARVEGEEQTRVTLSCSQKALLEVVALLSQNSLLYHRTEILLLQKPLLPHTGMGRLCTLSEPVSLSDVMGRIKSHLKLPHIRLALGTGKALESPVKKVALCAGSGSSVLKGTEADLYLTGEMSHHDVLDAVANGISVILCEHSNTERGFLSELREALAVHLQNKINIVVSEKDRDPLQVV comes from the exons TGCGCTGGCCACTCCGCTGTTCCCTGCGCCACCCGCCTGCCCGCTGCCTCATGGAGCTGCGGGCGCTCGTGTCTGCCCTAGGCGACTTTGCGTCCCTCTCTCTGGCTGAGAGCTGGGACAACGTGGGGCTGCTGGTGGAGCCGAGCCCTCCCCACACCGTGAACACCCTGTTCCTCACCAACGACCTCACGGAGGAGGTGATGGAGGAGGCCgtgcaaaggaaggcagagctCGTTCTTTCTTACCACCCTCCCATATTTGCGCCACTCAAGCGGGTAACGTGGCAGACCTGGAAGGAGCGGCTCGTGGTCCGGGCCCTGGAGCACAGAGTTGGGATTTACTCCCCGCACACGGCGTACGATGCTGTACCACACGGAGTCAATGCCTGGCTGGCCAAGGGACTCG GTGCCTGTACGTGCATCCCGCTGCGCCCGTCGGCTGCGCCGAGCCAGCCCGCCGAGGGCACGCACCGCGTGGAGTTCTGTGTGGGCAGCCCTGAGCGCCTGGACACGCTGCTATCCAAAATCAGAGGCATCCAGGAGATCTCCTGCCTCACCACACTCCCTGCCAG GGTTGAAGGTGAGGAGCAAACACGAGTCACTCTGAGCTGCTCCCAGAAAGCCCTGTTGGAGGTGGTGGCTTTACTGTCCCAAAATAGCCTTCTTTATCACAGGACCGAGATTCTCTTGTTACAAAAG CCTCTTCTTCCCCACACGGGAATGGGACGTCTATGCACGCTGAGCGAGCCGGTGTCCTTGTCAGACGTGATGGGACGGATCAAAAGCCACCTAAAATTACCGCACATCCGCTTAGCCCTGGGAACGGGCAAGGCTCTAG AATCGCCAGTGAAGAAGGTTGCTCTGTGTGCTGGCTCTGGGAGCAGCGTCCTGAAGGGAACGGAAGCTGACCTCTATCTCACAG GGGAGATGTCCCACCACGACGTTCTGGATGCGGTCGCCAATGGGATAAGCGTTATTCTGTGTGAGCACAGCAACACCGAGCGAGGCTTCTTGTCAGAGCTGCGTGAGGCGCTAGCTGTCCACCTACAGAACAAAATCAACATCGTCGTGTCCGAGAAAGACAGAGATCCCCTCCAGGTGGtatag
- the ORC2 gene encoding origin recognition complex subunit 2 isoform X1 gives MSQAGRRERGALEVKFVPDEQVLKHIAEDSGVKVRKDKTQLTVTLKTFVKKLEDISDDGAQEILEEKNYVAALGICAQGSMGNGSSVSGGEVYSFQTPKRSSKMVELASELAQTPGQIVAAGHSECPEKTAKTPQSSKRPSSNKVQQRSKKKEFVSTTPYRLRKRLAAPDPDLESESEYSASCSEEDEDDQKEGSAGLSGQKTPAKTKAASVSPPRNTLAKKVKEDKMSNLVEEYFEAHSSSKVLTSDRTLQKLQKRRLNQQTLHDLLKKAPLAYAAEIKELNQQHESLFSKWMLHLHWGFNIVLYGLGSKRDLLEKFRTSVLQDSIHLVVNGYFPSITVRSILNSITEEVLDHTGTFHSPLDHLEFIIKRFKEDSSLELYVLIHNLDSQMLRGERSQQILAQLSSLPNIYLIASIDHINAPLMWDQAKLSLYNWLWYETTTFSPYAEETSYENSLLVQQSGSLALSSLTHVLRSLTPNARGIFRLLARYQLEHKDNPSYPGLSFQDFYQQCREAFLVNSDLTLRAQLTEFRDHKLIRTKRGGDGVEYLLIPVDDSTLTDFLEKEDEDA, from the exons ATGAGCCAGGCGGGGCGGAGGGAGCGCGGCGCGCTGGAGGTGAAGTTCGTGCCCGACGAGCAGGTCTTGAAGCACATCGCTGAGGACTCAG GTGTTAAAGTACGGAAAGATAAGACTCAGCTGACAGTCACTTTGAAGACATTTGTGAAGAAGCTTGAGGATATTTCCGACGATGGAGCTCAGGAAATCCTGGAAGAGAAGAACTATGTTGCTGCACTTGGAATATGTGCCCAAG GTTCAATGGGAAATGGGTCAAGTGTAAGTGGTGGTGAAGTTTATTCATTCCAGACTCCCAAACGCTCCAGCAAAATGGTAGAGCTGG CCTCGGAATTAGCGCAGACACCAGGACAGATTGTTGCAGCTGGTCACTCCGAGTGCCCTGAGAAGACAGCCAAAACCCCGCAAAGCAGCA AACGTCCAAGTTCAAACAAAGTGCAGCAGAGG agtaaaaagaaagaatttgtgTCTACCACCCCTTACAGACTCCGGAAGAGGCTAGCAG CTCCAGATCCTGATTTAGAAAGTGAGAGTGAATATTCTGCTTCCTGCTCAGAGGAGGATGAAGACGACCAGAAAGAAGGCAGCGCTGGTTTATCAGGTCAAAAGACCCCAGCAAAAACTAAGGCTGCGTCTGTGTCTCCTCCCAGAAACACCCTAGCCAAGAAAGTTAAGGAGGACAAGATG AGCAACCTGGTGGAGGAATACTTTGAAGCACACAGCAGTTCCAAGGTGCTCACTTCGGACCGAACGCTCCAGAAGTTGCAGAAAAGAAGACTGAACCAG CAAACACTGCATGACCTTTTGAAAAAAGCTCCCCTTGCCTATGCTGCTGAAATTAAAGAGTTAAACCAGCAACATGAATCCCTGTTTTCGAAGTGGATGCTGCATTTACA CTGGGGTTTCAACATTGTGCTTTATGGACTGGGCTCAAAGCGTGATTTGTTGGAGAAGTTCCGTACCTCTGTGCTCCAGGATTCCATTCACCTTGTGGTCAATGGATACTTCCCCAGCATCACTGTGAGATCT atTCTCAACTCCATCACAGAGGAGGTACTGGACCATACAGGGACATTCCACAGCCCCCTTGACCATCTTGAATTCATCATTAAAAGGTTTAAAGAAG ATTCATCTTTAGAACTCTATGTCCTCATTCATAACCTGGACAGCCAGATgctgagaggagaaagaagtcagcagATCCTCGCACAGTTATCCTCTCTGCCTAACATTTACCTCATTGCCTCTATCGACCACATCAATGCTCCTCTCA TGTGGGATCAGGCAAAGCTAAGCCTCTACAACTGGCTTTGGTATGAAACAACCACGTTTAGTCCTTATGCGGAAGAAACGTCTTACGAGAACTCGCTCTTAGTACAACAATCTGGATCTTTGGCTTTGAGCTCCCTGACGCACGTCCTGCGCAGTCTCACTCCCAACGCCAG GGGGATATTCAGACTGCTTGCTCGTTACCAGCTGGAACACAAGGACAACCCATCTTATCCAG GGCTGTCTTTCCAAGACTTCTACCAGCAGTGTCGGGAGGCTTTCCTTGTCAACAGCGACCTGACGCTCCGGGCACAGCTGACAGAATTCAGGGACCACAAGCTCATCCGGACCAAGCGG GGAGGTGATGGTGTGGAATACTTATTAATTCCTGTAGATGACAGTACCTTGACTGACTTCTTGGAGAAAGAGGATGAAGATGCGTGA
- the ORC2 gene encoding origin recognition complex subunit 2 isoform X2 translates to MSQAGRRERGALEVKFVPDEQVLKHIAEDSGSMGNGSSVSGGEVYSFQTPKRSSKMVELASELAQTPGQIVAAGHSECPEKTAKTPQSSKRPSSNKVQQRSKKKEFVSTTPYRLRKRLAAPDPDLESESEYSASCSEEDEDDQKEGSAGLSGQKTPAKTKAASVSPPRNTLAKKVKEDKMSNLVEEYFEAHSSSKVLTSDRTLQKLQKRRLNQQTLHDLLKKAPLAYAAEIKELNQQHESLFSKWMLHLHWGFNIVLYGLGSKRDLLEKFRTSVLQDSIHLVVNGYFPSITVRSILNSITEEVLDHTGTFHSPLDHLEFIIKRFKEDSSLELYVLIHNLDSQMLRGERSQQILAQLSSLPNIYLIASIDHINAPLMWDQAKLSLYNWLWYETTTFSPYAEETSYENSLLVQQSGSLALSSLTHVLRSLTPNARGIFRLLARYQLEHKDNPSYPGLSFQDFYQQCREAFLVNSDLTLRAQLTEFRDHKLIRTKRGGDGVEYLLIPVDDSTLTDFLEKEDEDA, encoded by the exons ATGAGCCAGGCGGGGCGGAGGGAGCGCGGCGCGCTGGAGGTGAAGTTCGTGCCCGACGAGCAGGTCTTGAAGCACATCGCTGAGGACTCAG GTTCAATGGGAAATGGGTCAAGTGTAAGTGGTGGTGAAGTTTATTCATTCCAGACTCCCAAACGCTCCAGCAAAATGGTAGAGCTGG CCTCGGAATTAGCGCAGACACCAGGACAGATTGTTGCAGCTGGTCACTCCGAGTGCCCTGAGAAGACAGCCAAAACCCCGCAAAGCAGCA AACGTCCAAGTTCAAACAAAGTGCAGCAGAGG agtaaaaagaaagaatttgtgTCTACCACCCCTTACAGACTCCGGAAGAGGCTAGCAG CTCCAGATCCTGATTTAGAAAGTGAGAGTGAATATTCTGCTTCCTGCTCAGAGGAGGATGAAGACGACCAGAAAGAAGGCAGCGCTGGTTTATCAGGTCAAAAGACCCCAGCAAAAACTAAGGCTGCGTCTGTGTCTCCTCCCAGAAACACCCTAGCCAAGAAAGTTAAGGAGGACAAGATG AGCAACCTGGTGGAGGAATACTTTGAAGCACACAGCAGTTCCAAGGTGCTCACTTCGGACCGAACGCTCCAGAAGTTGCAGAAAAGAAGACTGAACCAG CAAACACTGCATGACCTTTTGAAAAAAGCTCCCCTTGCCTATGCTGCTGAAATTAAAGAGTTAAACCAGCAACATGAATCCCTGTTTTCGAAGTGGATGCTGCATTTACA CTGGGGTTTCAACATTGTGCTTTATGGACTGGGCTCAAAGCGTGATTTGTTGGAGAAGTTCCGTACCTCTGTGCTCCAGGATTCCATTCACCTTGTGGTCAATGGATACTTCCCCAGCATCACTGTGAGATCT atTCTCAACTCCATCACAGAGGAGGTACTGGACCATACAGGGACATTCCACAGCCCCCTTGACCATCTTGAATTCATCATTAAAAGGTTTAAAGAAG ATTCATCTTTAGAACTCTATGTCCTCATTCATAACCTGGACAGCCAGATgctgagaggagaaagaagtcagcagATCCTCGCACAGTTATCCTCTCTGCCTAACATTTACCTCATTGCCTCTATCGACCACATCAATGCTCCTCTCA TGTGGGATCAGGCAAAGCTAAGCCTCTACAACTGGCTTTGGTATGAAACAACCACGTTTAGTCCTTATGCGGAAGAAACGTCTTACGAGAACTCGCTCTTAGTACAACAATCTGGATCTTTGGCTTTGAGCTCCCTGACGCACGTCCTGCGCAGTCTCACTCCCAACGCCAG GGGGATATTCAGACTGCTTGCTCGTTACCAGCTGGAACACAAGGACAACCCATCTTATCCAG GGCTGTCTTTCCAAGACTTCTACCAGCAGTGTCGGGAGGCTTTCCTTGTCAACAGCGACCTGACGCTCCGGGCACAGCTGACAGAATTCAGGGACCACAAGCTCATCCGGACCAAGCGG GGAGGTGATGGTGTGGAATACTTATTAATTCCTGTAGATGACAGTACCTTGACTGACTTCTTGGAGAAAGAGGATGAAGATGCGTGA